In the genome of Amphiura filiformis chromosome 4, Afil_fr2py, whole genome shotgun sequence, one region contains:
- the LOC140150853 gene encoding monocarboxylate transporter 13-like — translation MDLNLRQISVVLCVFTTFLLSNGTVQTMGLYMASILEEFNVGSAAAGWICSLAYATQCIAGPLTSVVVNKVHYRWVVMAGGTLQAAGMMTTYLANSTSALFITLGIIPGLGASLVYISQPIIITSYFTKYCGTMIGIAFAGCASGVFVLPPLINFLISTYGWRSALLIQGALIFHVVAIGATYQRSRRPEKKADWNDPDIDDKTQKQLDETGATKSSGISSGWFPSHIILLRDTPILVLVYLTSFFVNMAYTAAIIHSSNQMTISGYSKDGAFVLSLLGIASVCGRFVQGIVVDVFRVSPMTLYEVTLIIAAASTFVNPLINSYAGFMVSAFGIGFTTGILFTVMYVMLLQLTGTSQLATAVGMELFVDCLGIMTGAYLAGAIRDITGNYKLGFYVFGATYILGACVFFPVYFADRKRRTWTAVRNVDGEKDELKTCGHKSEGI, via the exons ATGGACTTGAATTTGCGACAAATAAGCGTAGTACTTTGTGTCTTTACTACGTTTCTTTTGAGTAATGGAACAGTACAGACTATGGGGCTTTATATGGCATCGATATTAGAAGAATTCAATGTTGGATCAGCAGCTGCAGGGTGGATTTGCAGTCTTGCATATGCTACACAATGTATTGCAG GTCCGTTGACAAGTGTTGTGGTTAACAAAGTTCACTACAGGTGGGTAGTGATGGCAGGAGGTACATTGCAAGCAGCCGGAATGATGACCACCTATTTAGCCAATTCAACTTCGGCACTGTTCATCACTCTGGGCATTATCCCTG GACTTGGTGCATCTCTTGTCTACATCTCCCAGCCAATAATCATCACATCATACTTTACGAAATACTGCGGTACCATGATAGGTATAGCGTTTGCTGGGTGTGCTTCAGGTGTCTTTGTTCTCCCGCCTTTGATAAATTTTCTGATTTCAACTTACGGTTGGCGCAGTGCTCTCCTTATACAAGGCGCCTTAATTTTCCACGTGGTGGCCATTGGTGCAACGTATCAACGGTCTCGTCGTCCTGAAAAGAAAGCAGATTGGAATGATCCGGATATAGATGACAAAACGCAGAAGCAATTAGACGAAACAGGTGCAACGAAATCATCGGGGATTTCCTCTGGGTGGTTTCCAAGTCATATTATCCTGCTTAGGGATACGCCAATATTAGTTCTTGTTTATCTAACTTCATTTTTCGTGAATATGGCCTACACGGCTGCGATTATACATTCTTCAAATCAGATGACTATTAGTGGTTATTCTAAAGACGGAGCATTTGTGTTATCGTTGCTCGGCATTGCAAGTGTTTGTGGACGCTTCGTTCAAGGCATTGTAGTTGACGTTTTCAGGGTATCACCGATGACATTATATGAAGTAACCCTTATAATAGCTGCCGCGTCTACTTTTGTGAACCCATTAATTAACAGCTATGCTGGGTTTATGGTGTCTGCGTTTGGCATAGGATTTACTACGGGTATTTTATTCACAGTCATGTATGTCATGTTGCTTCAACTGACTGGGACATCACAATTGGCGACAGCGGTAGGGATGGAGCTATTCGTGGATTGTTTGGGAATCATGACTGGAGCATATTTAGCAG GTGCAATACGTGATATAACTGGTAATTACAAGCTTGGTTTCTACGTTTTTGGTGCTACCTACATTCTCGGAGCATGTGTCTTTTTCCCTGTTTATTTTGCTGATAGGAAAAGAAGGACGTGGACCGCGGTACGAAATGTGGATGGAGAGAAAGATGAATTAAAAACTTGTGGACATAAATCTGAAGGAATCTAA
- the LOC140149553 gene encoding uncharacterized protein, whose amino-acid sequence MVRRCVMKGCRNSLFHLDKWKSEDCNIHGTKHSSDDCTCPTPFDLYAFPTSDPIARLEWVSAVGGKKELDNWQPNQRYHRVCSKHFVDGLPTDENPHPTLHLGYKRRPKPKRDGKQPEKKRRCRKPVSKTLPTKVDIVQQVKPVSKILPTKVDIVQQVDEPMKDAEMDTVEKDEDSVGKMGNDHNYSLKCYCQEHCECVGCLQKEKSIQNLEQKISNLQFENLCLKTNSKPKSSKSKDNFISKTLKTDNDVKNFTGISNMAALKQLGEFVKPKVQKMRYWKGKKRVLSTKIKRIGKSPKRTPKLPVRSPLKTGPKRKLTIDEEIVLVLMKLRLALSNIFLASLFGIAASTCSSIFNTWIKFLARELQPLIFWPDRAAIRANMPSSIKSMCPSLRCTIDCTEFYIERPRDLQLQALTWSDYKRHNTAKILVAIAPNGMISFLSKAFGGRSSDRYITQKSGFYELLDRGDTVMADRGFPIQNELILRFCSLEIPPASQGHRQMAADKVKKTKKVANLRIHVERAIGRLKLFQILQKTVPISLLPLIDDIITVCAALANLFPPLVTR is encoded by the coding sequence ATGGTTCGGAGATGTGTGATGAAAGGCTGTCGTAACAGCCTTTTTCACCTGGACAAGTGGAAGTCTGAAGATTGCAACATCCATGGCACAAAACATAGCAGTGATGATTGTACATGTCCAACACCATTTGATTTATACGCCTTTCCAACCTCGGATCCAATAGCACGCCTGGAGTGGGTCAGTGCAGTGGGTGGCAAAAAGGAACTCGACAACTGGCAGCCCAACCAAAGATATCATCGGGtgtgttcaaaacattttgttgATGGACTGCCAACAGACGAAAATCCACACCCCACATTACATCTTGGATACAAGCGCCGACCGAAGCCGAAAAGAGATGGAAAACAACCTGAAAAGAAGAGAAGGTGTCGAAAGCCGGTGTCAAAGACCCTCCCAACTAAAGTTGATATAGTTCAACAAGTTAAGCCGGTGTCAAAGATCCTCCCCACTAAAGTTGATATAGTTCAACAAGTTGATGAACCCATGAAAGATGCAGAAATGGATACAGTAGAGAAGGATGAGGACTCTGTTGGTAAGATGGGAAATGACCACAATTACTCACTCAAGTGTTATTGCCAAGAACATTGTGAATGTGTAGGATGCCTACAGAAAGAGAAATCCATTCAAAACTTAGAACAGAAAATAAGTAATTTACAATTTGAAAATCTATGTTTGAAAACGAATTCTAAacctaaatcatcaaaatcaaagGATAACTTTATTTCCAAAACATTAAAGACAGACAATGATGTGAAAAACTTCACAGGGATCAGCAATATGGCAGCCTTAAAACAACTAGGTGAATTTGTCAAACCCAAAGTACAAAAAATGCGGTACTGGAAAGGTAAGAAGAGAGTGCTGTCAACAAAAATCAAACGTATCGGGAAATCTCCAAAGAGGACTCCGAAATTACCTGTGAGGTCACCCCTTAAAACCGGACCAAAGAGAAAACTAACTATAGATGAGGAGATTGTTCTTGTTTTAATGAAATTAAGGCTAGCTTTGTCCAATATTTTTTTGGCTTCTTTATTTGGTATCGCAGCATCCACTTGTTCTAGTATTTTTAACACTTGGATTAAGTTTTTGGCAAGAGAACTACAACCCTTAATTTTCTGGCCAGACAGAGCAGCAATTAGAGCCAATATGCCATCATCTATCAAATCAATGTGCCCGTCTCTGCGATGCACCATCGACTGCACCGAGTTCTATATAGAGCGACCACGCGACCTTCAACTGCAAGCGTTGACATGGTCAGATTACAAGAGGCACAATACAGCCAAAATTTTGGTTGCTATTGCTCCAAATGGCATGATTTCTTTCCTATCAAAAGCATTTGGAGGGAGGTCATCAGACCGTTATATTACTCAGAAGTCAGGTTTCTACGAGTTGTTAGATCGAGGGGATACGGTAATGGCAGATAGGGGCTTTCCAATACAGAATGAGCTTATTTTGAGATTTTGTTCTTTGGAAATTCCACCAGCATCACAGGGTCACCGCCAGATGGCAGCTGATAAAGTGAAGAAGACCAAGAAAGTAGCAAATCTTAGAATTCATGTTGAGCGAGCAATCGGTAGACTGAAATTGTTCCAGATCCTTCAAAAGACAGTACCAATTTCGCTGTTGCCTCTTATTGATGACATCATTACTGTATGTGCTGCATTAGCCAATCTGTTTCCACCTTTGGTGACCCGTTAG